A stretch of the Streptomyces ortus genome encodes the following:
- a CDS encoding NUDIX domain-containing protein: protein MTDRPVVKRTARAVLLDGDDLILIKRTKPGVDPYWVTPGGGVEPEDTTVVDALHREVHEELGAKITDVVPCFVDTVEHIGEDSSSTGVKVQHFFVCHLESMDPALRHGPEIEEPCGDYEIVRIPFTRVGIASVHLVPLSLRHYLDGNIEGVRAMQAPDLG, encoded by the coding sequence ATGACCGACCGACCCGTGGTCAAGCGCACCGCTCGGGCCGTCCTGCTGGACGGCGACGACTTGATCCTGATCAAGCGGACCAAACCCGGCGTAGATCCCTACTGGGTGACACCCGGCGGCGGGGTCGAGCCCGAGGACACGACCGTCGTGGACGCGCTCCACCGTGAAGTGCACGAGGAACTCGGCGCCAAGATCACCGATGTCGTGCCGTGCTTCGTCGACACCGTCGAGCACATCGGCGAGGACAGCAGCTCCACGGGGGTGAAGGTGCAGCACTTTTTCGTCTGCCACCTTGAATCCATGGATCCCGCGCTCCGCCATGGCCCCGAGATCGAGGAACCCTGCGGCGACTACGAGATCGTGCGGATCCCCTTCACTCGCGTGGGCATCGCGTCCGTCCACCTCGTACCGCTGTCGCTGCGGCACTATCTCGACGGGAACATCGAGGGCGTACGGGCGATGCAGGCACCCGACCTCGGCTGA
- a CDS encoding globin domain-containing protein, which yields MDAPTTTSADNGTSGGGGGGGWFTPHTPPDPPAGGEQGATEGRRLAALRPVGRSAAGAGGPAQRRIPPKAQAGPDTDRTGAERSGADRSGAVRTDAARTGPGPGSDLGPGSGSGPKRVPGESEGTARAVSSAPPMASRAVTPPAATLNGPPPTARTAVAAPTVPTARSAPAPDSVPAAATPAPATPASPDAVLIRRTMAEVAPVADKVTSYFYALLFVRHPDLRPLFPAAMDTQRDRLLKALLTAAEHIDNTDVLVSYLQNLGRGHRKYGTRPEHYPAVGECLLGALSRFAEEAWDGETEAAWVRAYTKISQVMIDAAAADELRAPAWWYAEVVSHELRTPDVAVVTVRPDQPYPFLAGQYASLETPWWPRVWRHYSFASAPRSDGLLSFHVKAVPAGWVSSALVHRARPGDTVRLGPPAGSMTVDHTTDSGLLCLGGGTGIAPIKALVEDVAEHGQRRPVEVFYGARTGHDLYDIDTMLRLQQSHSWLAVRPIVDQQAHLQLPDAVREYGPWDEYDAYLSGPPGMIRNGVDALRDIGIPSARIRHDAVEDLVAARD from the coding sequence ATGGACGCTCCGACCACCACGTCGGCCGACAACGGCACTTCAGGGGGTGGCGGCGGAGGCGGCTGGTTCACACCGCACACGCCACCGGACCCGCCCGCGGGCGGTGAGCAGGGGGCGACCGAGGGGCGGCGCCTGGCCGCGTTGAGGCCCGTCGGCAGGTCCGCGGCCGGAGCGGGCGGCCCGGCACAGCGGCGAATACCCCCCAAGGCGCAGGCCGGCCCGGACACGGACCGAACCGGTGCCGAGCGAAGCGGTGCAGATCGAAGCGGTGCGGTTCGAACCGACGCCGCCCGAACTGGCCCCGGCCCTGGATCCGACCTCGGCCCCGGCTCCGGTTCCGGCCCCAAGCGCGTCCCCGGTGAAAGCGAAGGCACCGCACGTGCCGTCTCGTCCGCGCCTCCGATGGCGTCGCGCGCGGTGACACCCCCCGCGGCGACCCTCAACGGGCCTCCGCCGACCGCCCGTACGGCGGTCGCAGCCCCCACGGTCCCCACAGCGCGCTCCGCGCCCGCGCCGGACTCCGTGCCCGCTGCCGCCACCCCGGCCCCCGCGACGCCCGCCTCTCCGGACGCCGTCCTCATCCGCCGCACCATGGCCGAGGTGGCGCCCGTCGCGGACAAGGTCACCTCGTACTTCTACGCGCTGCTCTTCGTACGCCATCCCGATCTGCGCCCCCTCTTCCCGGCCGCGATGGACACGCAGCGGGACCGGTTGCTCAAGGCTCTGCTGACAGCGGCCGAGCACATCGACAACACCGACGTCCTGGTCTCGTATCTGCAGAACCTCGGCCGCGGCCACCGCAAGTACGGCACGCGCCCTGAGCACTACCCCGCCGTCGGGGAGTGCCTCCTCGGCGCACTCAGCCGCTTCGCCGAAGAGGCCTGGGACGGGGAGACCGAGGCGGCCTGGGTCCGGGCGTACACGAAGATCTCCCAGGTCATGATCGACGCCGCCGCCGCGGACGAACTGCGCGCGCCGGCCTGGTGGTACGCCGAGGTGGTCTCGCACGAGCTGAGGACCCCGGACGTCGCTGTCGTCACGGTCCGCCCCGATCAGCCGTACCCCTTCCTCGCCGGTCAGTACGCGAGCCTGGAGACCCCGTGGTGGCCCCGCGTCTGGCGGCACTACTCGTTCGCCTCCGCCCCCCGCTCGGACGGACTGCTGTCGTTCCATGTGAAGGCGGTTCCGGCCGGCTGGGTCTCCAGCGCACTGGTGCACCGGGCCCGACCCGGCGACACCGTCAGGCTTGGCCCGCCCGCGGGCTCGATGACCGTCGACCACACCACCGACAGCGGACTGCTCTGCCTGGGCGGCGGCACCGGTATCGCGCCGATCAAGGCACTGGTCGAGGACGTTGCCGAGCACGGGCAGCGACGCCCGGTCGAGGTCTTCTACGGGGCCCGCACCGGTCACGACCTGTACGACATCGACACCATGCTCCGGCTCCAGCAGAGCCACTCATGGCTCGCCGTGCGTCCCATCGTCGACCAGCAGGCGCACCTGCAACTGCCCGACGCGGTCCGCGAGTACGGCCCGTGGGACGAGTACGACGCCTACCTGTCGGGGCCGCCCGGCATGATCCGTAACGGGGTGGACGCGCTCCGGGACATCGGTATCCCGTCGGCGCGTATCCGTCACGACGCGGTGGAAGACCTGGTCGCGGCCCGGGACTGA